In the genome of Paenibacillus pabuli, one region contains:
- a CDS encoding DUF2785 domain-containing protein, whose product MSLKEKLILIKENGYQAPHDTFQLIQEMMVNIGSLDAQLRDDLIYTTLSNWIPDNTLTVKELEQLLPVVLDKKHLLFRLGETHTDSVFTRSFSMLVIPLLLMRHRESPYLSREHIHQIKENVFYNVQKERDYRGYDEEKGWAHAIAHAADVLDELAQCSELDKTDLLTILDLVYEKMTITDRVYSDGEDERIVKSIISVLNRKILSQTYVEQWIQRFGDVEKNPEFLPAFRQKNNIKNFLKSLYFRIKFHKVDADLCPTIEHTLYKIEQVYYS is encoded by the coding sequence ATGAGTTTAAAAGAAAAGTTGATATTAATAAAAGAGAATGGCTACCAAGCACCTCACGATACATTCCAGTTGATACAAGAAATGATGGTTAACATCGGTTCTTTGGATGCCCAACTACGTGATGACCTAATTTATACAACCTTATCCAATTGGATTCCTGATAATACTTTAACAGTAAAGGAACTAGAACAACTTCTACCCGTTGTTTTGGATAAAAAGCATTTGCTTTTTAGGCTTGGTGAAACCCATACAGACTCTGTCTTTACTCGATCGTTCTCTATGCTGGTTATCCCGCTCCTCCTTATGAGGCATAGAGAGTCACCATATCTCTCAAGAGAGCATATTCATCAGATAAAAGAGAACGTGTTTTACAATGTGCAAAAAGAGCGAGATTACCGCGGGTATGACGAAGAAAAAGGTTGGGCTCATGCCATAGCCCATGCAGCAGATGTTTTAGACGAATTGGCCCAATGTTCCGAGCTGGATAAAACTGACCTTTTAACCATCCTCGATTTGGTTTACGAAAAGATGACCATAACTGATCGAGTTTACTCCGATGGGGAAGATGAAAGAATAGTAAAATCCATAATTAGTGTTTTAAATAGAAAAATACTTAGTCAGACTTATGTAGAACAATGGATTCAGCGTTTTGGTGATGTGGAGAAAAATCCAGAATTCCTTCCTGCCTTTAGGCAAAAAAATAATATAAAGAACTTTTTGAAAAGTTTATACTTTCGAATCAAATTTCACAAAGTGGATGCTGATCTCTGCCCAACAATCGAACATACTTTATATAAAATAGAACAAGTATACTATTCCTGA
- a CDS encoding response regulator transcription factor — protein MERNNAVAQPATILLVDDEQDIIKLMEIYFGNEGYRVLTASDGIEALEQLNKESIDLIILDVMMPNMDGIEACMKIREEQKMPIIMLSAKSMDMDKITGLSIGADDYVTKPFNPLELVARAKSQLRRYHTFNEGRENKEHEWVIDDLVINTDTHEVWVDEQPVRLTPREFAVLELLARHQGSVLSMEQIYRQVWKEEFMESNNTVMVHIRKIREKIELDSKHPKFIQTVWGVGYKMIKPQ, from the coding sequence ATGGAAAGGAATAATGCCGTGGCACAGCCAGCAACCATTCTGCTTGTGGATGATGAGCAGGATATTATTAAACTGATGGAGATTTATTTTGGCAATGAAGGGTACCGGGTTCTGACAGCCAGTGATGGGATTGAGGCGCTTGAACAGTTGAATAAAGAGTCAATTGATCTGATTATTCTGGATGTCATGATGCCAAATATGGACGGAATTGAAGCATGCATGAAAATTCGGGAAGAGCAGAAAATGCCGATCATTATGCTGTCCGCCAAAAGCATGGATATGGATAAAATCACAGGGCTGAGCATCGGCGCTGATGATTATGTGACCAAGCCGTTTAACCCGCTTGAACTTGTGGCACGGGCAAAGTCACAGCTTCGCAGGTATCATACCTTCAATGAGGGCCGGGAGAACAAGGAGCATGAGTGGGTGATTGACGATCTGGTCATCAACACGGATACGCATGAGGTGTGGGTGGATGAGCAGCCTGTTCGCCTGACTCCCCGTGAATTTGCTGTTCTGGAGCTCCTGGCACGCCATCAAGGCTCTGTGCTTAGTATGGAACAGATCTACAGGCAGGTCTGGAAAGAAGAGTTTATGGAGTCCAACAACACCGTCATGGTGCATATCCGCAAGATTCGTGAGAAAATCGAACTCGACAGCAAACATCCCAAGTTCATACAGACGGTATGGGGTGTTGGATATAAGATGATCAAACCACAATAA
- a CDS encoding sensor histidine kinase, giving the protein MNSKLINTVRWKFIYAFLLSGILTAAILYGGSKVVHSILAAQTYPDYSIPARGIRWLVNNIGSVPLMIMVGVLGFVLFFFLFTRRVMLVLDEITAGIQEVAKGELSHRIEVKTSDEFGVVAASINQMAEQLQLSLQEERSAVAAKNDLITGISHDLRTPLTSILGFLEYIEKDRYQDEIEMRYYVSIAYEKSLTLRKLIDDLFEYTRVSGGSLPLSLTSLNLNPFLMQLAEEFAPMLEEAGMTYQIIGGQEPLWIQAAPGELVRAYENLFSNAIRYGAQGKVMEIALSLEGEEAVVRISNYGEPIPAQDLPHLFDRFYRVDKSRSRDTGGTGLGLAIAKSMIELHHGSIAAYSEQGRTDFVTRFPVVAPPMNRNQEEQLRK; this is encoded by the coding sequence ATGAATTCAAAATTAATTAACACAGTAAGGTGGAAATTTATCTACGCATTTCTGCTGAGTGGCATTTTGACGGCGGCTATTTTGTATGGGGGCAGCAAAGTGGTACACTCCATTCTGGCGGCTCAGACCTATCCTGATTATTCGATCCCTGCAAGGGGCATCAGATGGCTGGTGAACAATATTGGGTCGGTGCCATTAATGATTATGGTTGGTGTACTTGGCTTTGTGCTGTTCTTTTTCCTGTTCACGCGCAGGGTGATGCTGGTTCTGGACGAGATAACAGCGGGAATTCAGGAAGTTGCCAAAGGAGAGCTGTCTCATCGGATTGAGGTGAAGACATCGGATGAATTTGGCGTTGTGGCTGCCAGTATTAACCAGATGGCTGAACAATTGCAGTTGTCATTGCAGGAGGAGCGCAGTGCAGTCGCTGCAAAAAATGATTTGATAACGGGCATTTCTCATGATTTGAGGACTCCGCTAACCTCCATTCTTGGATTTTTGGAGTACATCGAGAAGGATCGATACCAGGATGAAATTGAGATGCGCTATTATGTGAGTATAGCGTACGAGAAATCCTTAACATTAAGGAAACTGATCGACGATTTATTCGAATATACCCGTGTCAGTGGTGGAAGCCTGCCCTTGTCATTGACTTCCTTGAACCTGAACCCGTTTCTGATGCAGCTTGCAGAAGAATTCGCTCCGATGCTGGAAGAAGCGGGCATGACATATCAGATCATTGGCGGACAAGAGCCTTTGTGGATTCAAGCCGCTCCAGGCGAGCTTGTTCGTGCATATGAGAACCTGTTCAGTAACGCGATCCGTTATGGAGCACAGGGAAAGGTGATGGAAATCGCGTTGTCTCTTGAAGGGGAAGAAGCCGTGGTGCGCATTAGCAATTATGGTGAACCGATTCCGGCGCAGGATTTGCCGCATCTATTCGATCGATTCTATCGGGTCGACAAATCCCGCTCTCGTGATACGGGCGGGACCGGACTGGGGCTGGCTATTGCCAAATCCATGATTGAATTACATCACGGGAGTATTGCTGCTTATAGTGAACAAGGCAGAACCGATTTTGTTACGCGTTTTCCGGTCGTTGCTCCTCCGATGAACAGAAATCAAGAGGAACAGTTAAGAAAATGA